A genomic region of Streptomyces sp. NBC_00247 contains the following coding sequences:
- a CDS encoding Gfo/Idh/MocA family protein: MTDIRLGLIGAGAVGVLHAQAAETAFGVRVTAVCDLVEATARGVAGPLGAAVFTDHRALIASGTVDAVVVNTPHALHTAIVTDSAAAGLHVLVEKPMATNSAECTVMEQACADAGVTLFVGHIQHFLPPMVAARAALDADAIGELLAVSDWRSTDYRPGSRPAWFFDPAVSGGGVFVNIGTHCVDRLVWLAGRRVRAVSANAVHRAGALPGIETDMMARLELEGGLVGHIGVTSTGLPSRDELLLIGERGAIRVARGSGATLHTEHVPGSVPTVLAAESSQDVPRAFAAQLAAFRAAVRGESAPAVTADHGRHVVEIIEAVYRSSATGARVETPVPAGASAA, from the coding sequence GTGACGGACATACGGCTCGGTCTGATCGGCGCCGGAGCGGTCGGCGTCCTGCACGCGCAGGCCGCCGAGACCGCCTTTGGGGTGCGTGTCACGGCCGTCTGCGACCTCGTGGAAGCGACCGCGCGCGGGGTCGCCGGTCCCCTGGGCGCCGCCGTGTTCACCGACCACCGCGCACTGATCGCCTCGGGCACCGTCGACGCCGTCGTGGTCAACACCCCGCACGCCCTGCACACCGCGATCGTGACCGACAGCGCGGCGGCCGGTCTGCATGTCCTCGTCGAGAAGCCCATGGCCACCAACTCGGCCGAGTGCACGGTCATGGAGCAGGCCTGCGCGGACGCCGGGGTGACGCTCTTCGTGGGGCACATCCAGCACTTCCTGCCCCCGATGGTGGCCGCCCGCGCGGCGCTCGACGCCGACGCCATCGGCGAACTGCTCGCCGTCAGCGACTGGCGCTCCACCGACTACCGGCCGGGCAGCCGTCCCGCCTGGTTCTTCGACCCGGCGGTCTCCGGCGGCGGTGTCTTCGTCAACATCGGTACGCACTGTGTGGACCGGCTCGTCTGGCTGGCCGGCCGCCGGGTCCGCGCGGTCAGCGCCAACGCGGTGCACCGGGCCGGCGCGCTCCCCGGCATCGAGACCGACATGATGGCCCGGCTGGAGCTGGAAGGGGGCCTCGTCGGCCACATCGGCGTCACCAGCACCGGGCTGCCCTCCCGCGACGAGCTGCTCCTGATCGGCGAGCGCGGCGCGATCCGGGTGGCGCGCGGGTCCGGCGCGACCCTGCACACCGAGCACGTGCCCGGCAGCGTCCCCACCGTGCTCGCCGCCGAGTCCTCCCAGGACGTGCCCCGGGCGTTCGCCGCGCAACTGGCCGCGTTCCGCGCGGCGGTACGCGGCGAGAGCGCGCCGGCCGTCACGGCGGACCACGGGCGGCACGTCGTCGAAATCATCGAGGCGGTCTACCGCTCCAGCGCCACCGGCGCACGCGTCGAAACCCCGGTGCCGGCCGGCGCCTCCGCCGCCTGA
- a CDS encoding LacI family DNA-binding transcriptional regulator, whose translation MDDNTPDGMDDNPPADRAHETPGRRAVAEGPKDLKFRLLAQELRQQVRAGVWPVGGRLPTEKQLALGSGSSVSTVRRAVDELIAEGLVVRRQGSGTFVLAPDAPRTARALIGVLVPDTTFYYPQVLQGIEEGLSAAGARLLLTCSGYDQEREARDVADLLDGGADGLLLVPTFNGPEHRESYLARIAALPVPAVLIERRGTSLGDTSEYVCTHHEAGAYDAVRHLAALGHRSIGLVLRAPAPTAPPLIEGYRQAAAELGCATTEFEATRQEWSPATADRALAALRAGGATAAVCFGDRQAALLEGAARRAGLTVPDDLALVAYDDEIADLADIPLTAVAPPKHLLGRTAAETLLRRLREPGSARHRILLRPSITVRQSCGARPT comes from the coding sequence ATGGACGACAACACGCCCGACGGCATGGACGACAACCCGCCCGCCGACAGGGCCCACGAGACGCCCGGCCGCAGGGCCGTCGCGGAGGGGCCCAAGGACCTCAAGTTCCGGTTGCTCGCCCAAGAGCTGCGGCAGCAGGTGCGCGCCGGAGTCTGGCCGGTCGGCGGACGCCTGCCCACCGAGAAGCAACTCGCCCTCGGCAGCGGCTCGTCGGTCTCCACCGTGCGCCGCGCGGTGGACGAACTGATCGCCGAGGGGCTCGTCGTGCGCAGGCAGGGCTCTGGCACCTTCGTCCTGGCACCCGACGCCCCCCGCACCGCCCGCGCCCTGATCGGCGTACTCGTCCCCGACACCACCTTCTACTACCCGCAGGTCCTCCAGGGCATCGAGGAGGGGCTGTCCGCCGCCGGCGCCCGGCTGCTGCTCACCTGCTCCGGTTACGACCAGGAGCGCGAAGCGAGGGACGTGGCGGATCTCCTCGACGGCGGAGCGGACGGACTGCTGCTCGTCCCCACCTTCAACGGGCCCGAGCACCGCGAGAGTTACCTGGCACGGATCGCCGCTCTGCCGGTCCCGGCCGTCCTGATCGAGCGGCGCGGCACCTCGCTCGGCGACACCAGCGAGTACGTCTGCACCCACCACGAGGCGGGCGCCTACGACGCGGTACGGCACCTCGCCGCACTGGGCCACCGCTCGATCGGGCTCGTCCTGCGCGCACCCGCCCCGACCGCCCCGCCGCTGATCGAGGGGTACCGTCAGGCTGCGGCCGAACTCGGCTGCGCGACAACGGAGTTCGAGGCGACCCGGCAGGAGTGGAGTCCCGCCACCGCCGACCGCGCCCTCGCCGCGCTCCGGGCGGGCGGCGCCACCGCCGCCGTCTGCTTCGGCGACCGGCAGGCCGCACTCCTGGAGGGCGCCGCCCGCCGGGCCGGGCTCACCGTCCCCGACGATCTCGCACTCGTCGCGTACGACGACGAGATCGCCGACCTCGCCGACATCCCGCTCACTGCCGTGGCGCCCCCCAAACACCTGCTGGGCCGCACCGCCGCCGAGACGCTGCTGCGACGGCTCCGCGAACCCGGATCGGCCCGCCACCGCATCCTGCTGCGCCCCAGCATCACCGTCCGCCAGTCCTGCGGCGCCCGGCCCACCTGA
- a CDS encoding carbohydrate ABC transporter permease, which yields MAVTTSGRPPGRLARTRSRLTTTQVLGVPLVWIVAGFNILTGLWLLLSSLKSADEIFSSPWHLPGALHWDNYSRAWSEGNFGVAAVNTVVVVGGTAVITLVFAAPAAYVLSRVTTRFNGGFVLFFALGLGIPAQVVMLPLFVVMNKLLLVDSLFGLIVVYVATSLPFAVFFLTGFFSTLPVELEEAAALDGASAFRTFWQVMLPLARGGLVTVLILNVIQHWGETVFALVFIQNTDHQTLSLALLGFLQQMQYNGADWGGLFAGVAVVVLPVLACYVWLGRRIIEGMTVGSVK from the coding sequence ATGGCCGTCACCACGTCCGGTCGTCCCCCCGGCCGCCTCGCCCGCACGAGGAGCCGGCTCACCACCACCCAGGTACTCGGCGTCCCGCTGGTCTGGATCGTCGCAGGCTTCAACATCCTCACCGGGCTGTGGCTGCTGCTCTCCTCGCTGAAGAGCGCCGACGAGATCTTCAGCTCGCCGTGGCACCTGCCGGGCGCCCTGCACTGGGACAACTACTCGCGGGCCTGGAGCGAGGGGAACTTCGGGGTGGCGGCCGTCAACACGGTCGTCGTGGTCGGCGGCACCGCCGTGATCACCCTCGTGTTCGCCGCGCCCGCCGCGTACGTCCTCAGCCGGGTCACCACCCGGTTCAACGGCGGCTTCGTCCTCTTCTTCGCCCTCGGCCTCGGCATCCCGGCACAGGTCGTGATGCTGCCGCTCTTCGTGGTCATGAACAAACTGCTGCTCGTGGACAGCCTGTTCGGCCTGATCGTGGTCTACGTCGCGACCTCGCTGCCCTTCGCCGTCTTCTTCCTCACCGGCTTCTTCTCGACCCTGCCGGTCGAACTGGAGGAGGCCGCCGCACTGGACGGGGCGTCCGCCTTCCGCACGTTCTGGCAGGTCATGCTCCCGCTGGCGCGTGGCGGCCTGGTCACCGTGCTGATCCTCAACGTGATCCAGCACTGGGGCGAGACCGTGTTCGCCCTCGTCTTCATCCAGAACACCGACCACCAGACACTCTCCCTGGCACTTCTCGGCTTCCTCCAGCAGATGCAGTACAACGGCGCGGACTGGGGCGGCCTGTTCGCCGGCGTGGCCGTGGTCGTCCTCCCGGTCCTCGCCTGCTACGTATGGCTGGGCCGCCGGATCATCGAAGGCATGACCGTCGGCTCCGTCAAGTGA
- a CDS encoding carbohydrate ABC transporter permease — protein sequence MTPAGTTATATTDTGTASTDTEGRGATSDGGTSTGAAAPAATGKGRPGKKPSEARPSPLAVRRRKLFWPLLAPAVLVYVVFFAGPSLYTVWLSFNKWGGAGPMSFVGIDNYRRLFDDPTFQQSFANTLWIILGVGGLTFLVSFGLTMVLRDMKGRKAARSILFFPNIVPSVVLSILWGFLFQHDGLADALVGALGMEHPPNWLGQSNIFRVIMVGLVWTSTGFYTTILMAAVDQIPPELYEDCELAGANALQKFRHVTLPLMWEVVGVCAVLWTISAVKVFEFIYAFAGAAGQMPDAGVWNTALYTYGEAFASGGVPRYGSAAASAVVMVTLVGVLVVLIRRVMRRDTVQF from the coding sequence GTGACGCCCGCCGGGACGACGGCCACCGCGACGACGGACACCGGGACTGCGTCCACCGACACCGAGGGCCGCGGCGCGACGTCCGACGGCGGGACCTCGACCGGGGCGGCGGCGCCCGCCGCCACCGGCAAGGGGCGCCCCGGGAAGAAGCCGTCCGAAGCCCGCCCCAGCCCGCTCGCCGTCCGGCGCCGCAAGCTGTTCTGGCCCCTCCTCGCGCCGGCCGTCCTCGTCTACGTGGTGTTCTTCGCCGGCCCGTCGCTCTACACGGTGTGGCTCAGCTTCAACAAGTGGGGCGGCGCCGGCCCCATGAGCTTCGTCGGCATCGACAACTACCGCCGTCTGTTCGACGATCCGACCTTCCAGCAGTCCTTCGCCAACACCCTGTGGATCATTCTGGGCGTCGGCGGACTGACCTTCCTGGTCTCCTTCGGGCTGACGATGGTGCTGCGGGACATGAAGGGCCGCAAGGCCGCCCGCTCCATCCTCTTCTTCCCCAACATCGTGCCCAGCGTGGTCCTGTCGATCCTCTGGGGCTTCCTCTTCCAGCACGACGGGCTCGCCGACGCGCTCGTGGGCGCGCTGGGCATGGAGCACCCGCCGAACTGGCTCGGCCAGAGCAATATCTTCCGGGTCATCATGGTCGGCCTGGTCTGGACGTCCACCGGCTTCTACACCACCATCCTGATGGCCGCGGTGGACCAGATCCCGCCGGAGCTGTACGAGGACTGCGAGCTGGCCGGAGCCAACGCGCTGCAGAAGTTCCGCCATGTGACCCTGCCCCTGATGTGGGAGGTCGTCGGCGTCTGCGCGGTGCTGTGGACCATCAGCGCCGTCAAGGTCTTCGAGTTCATCTACGCCTTCGCCGGCGCGGCCGGACAGATGCCGGACGCCGGGGTGTGGAACACCGCGCTCTACACCTACGGGGAGGCCTTCGCCTCCGGTGGCGTACCCCGCTACGGCTCCGCCGCGGCGAGCGCCGTCGTGATGGTCACCCTGGTCGGCGTACTCGTCGTCCTGATCCGCCGCGTCATGCGGCGCGACACCGTGCAGTTCTGA
- a CDS encoding ABC transporter substrate-binding protein has product MPSDRSASLSRRTVLAVALAATLGLTASACSSGASSAGGGGDSFTYWSMWKQNEPQAKVVQAAIDAFTEDTGIKVSVQWKGRQVVQQLAPTLNTSNVPADLVDSSDRFAYAQLQATGQALDLTSVLDQEIPGESGNTVGSVVPASYRDLNTDEGTLWQIPYEVLTTQVWYDGKALPDVAAEPPATWDEFTALLADRKKARGDGPLALDSDIADYSAYWTYYAVLRALGPGAFGKAAADPTGKAFEAPEFVAALKRVQDLVKADDFTGGYDGSKWPAVQQKWAKGKSDFLLLGTFAPSETAEFASPGFSYRSFPVPAVNTDGGKQAQDISLIGFSIPKKAKNTDAASKFIAYFLAKKQLSGISTEAKNITPRADIPAPAELADAQKALASGTPVKTLDGVKETAAEWYTKVFQPLNTSFITGKSSAESFAGKLKSGTADYWKNAS; this is encoded by the coding sequence ATGCCTTCCGACCGATCCGCGAGCCTCTCGCGCCGCACCGTTCTCGCCGTCGCCCTGGCGGCGACCCTCGGCCTCACGGCATCCGCCTGTTCGTCCGGCGCCTCCTCGGCGGGCGGGGGCGGCGACTCGTTCACCTACTGGTCCATGTGGAAGCAGAACGAACCGCAGGCCAAGGTGGTTCAGGCGGCGATCGACGCGTTCACCGAGGACACCGGCATCAAGGTCAGCGTCCAGTGGAAGGGGCGACAGGTCGTCCAGCAGCTGGCGCCGACTCTGAACACCTCCAACGTTCCCGCCGACCTGGTCGACTCGTCGGACCGCTTCGCCTACGCACAACTCCAGGCAACCGGGCAGGCGCTCGACCTCACCTCCGTACTCGACCAGGAGATCCCGGGGGAGAGCGGCAACACCGTCGGCAGCGTCGTACCGGCCTCCTACCGCGATCTGAACACGGACGAGGGCACCCTCTGGCAGATCCCCTACGAGGTGCTGACCACCCAGGTCTGGTACGACGGCAAGGCCCTGCCCGACGTGGCCGCCGAGCCGCCGGCCACCTGGGACGAGTTCACCGCGCTGCTGGCGGACCGGAAGAAGGCCCGGGGCGACGGCCCGCTCGCCCTGGACTCCGACATCGCGGACTACTCCGCCTACTGGACGTACTACGCCGTTCTGCGCGCACTCGGCCCGGGCGCCTTCGGAAAGGCCGCCGCCGACCCGACCGGAAAGGCTTTCGAGGCACCGGAGTTCGTCGCCGCGCTCAAGAGGGTCCAGGACCTGGTCAAGGCCGACGACTTCACCGGTGGGTACGACGGCTCCAAGTGGCCCGCCGTGCAGCAGAAGTGGGCCAAGGGCAAGTCCGACTTCCTGCTGCTGGGTACCTTCGCGCCCAGCGAGACCGCCGAGTTCGCCTCGCCCGGCTTCAGCTACCGCTCGTTCCCCGTGCCGGCCGTGAACACGGACGGCGGGAAGCAGGCGCAGGACATCTCGCTCATCGGCTTCTCCATCCCGAAGAAGGCGAAGAACACCGACGCCGCGAGCAAGTTCATCGCCTACTTCCTCGCCAAGAAGCAGCTCTCCGGCATCTCCACCGAGGCCAAGAACATCACCCCGCGCGCGGACATCCCCGCCCCGGCCGAACTCGCCGACGCGCAGAAGGCTCTGGCCTCCGGTACGCCCGTGAAGACGCTCGACGGCGTGAAGGAGACCGCCGCCGAGTGGTACACCAAGGTCTTCCAGCCGCTCAACACCAGCTTCATCACCGGCAAGTCGAGCGCCGAGTCCTTCGCGGGGAAGCTCAAGTCCGGCACCGCGGACTACTGGAAGAACGCCTCGTGA
- a CDS encoding sulfatase-like hydrolase/transferase: MASRDPLRPNVLLILSDDQGPWAMGCAGNDEIHTPHLDALADRGVRFSRFFCTSPVCSPARASLFTGELPSQHGVHDWLSYHHAGRTGIDFLSGRTLFTDVFADAGYRLGLSGKWHLGANDRPRKGFVHWYAHESGGGPYYGAPLYRDGVRTEEPSYLTDALADDAQEFLTAESGRPEPFHLSLHFTAPHKPWKGQHPPEYTALYEDCAFDSCPQGPAHPWQPLDENGAPVGGESDTREALIGYFAATTAMDAAIGRVLARLDALGLTGSTLVIFTSDNGFNAGHHGIWGKGNGTFPQNMYDSSVLVPCLMSQPGRIPAGRHSEALLSQYDVLPTLVEHLGIDHDHDPALPGRSFADILAGTDGAPADEAATGAITGAAAGPVRAGDADRERVVVYDEYGPVRMIRTRDRKYVHRYPHGPHEFYDLTADPGEERNLVGDPSRAAERVALAARLDAWFARYVDPAQDGARLPVTGSGQRTPVSPGSLPTAFEPAPGRAS; encoded by the coding sequence ATGGCCAGCCGCGACCCGCTCCGCCCCAACGTCCTGTTGATCCTCTCGGACGACCAAGGGCCGTGGGCCATGGGCTGCGCGGGCAACGACGAGATCCACACCCCGCATCTGGACGCGCTGGCGGACCGCGGGGTCCGTTTCAGCCGCTTCTTCTGCACCTCGCCGGTCTGCTCGCCGGCCCGCGCCTCGCTCTTCACCGGTGAACTGCCGTCCCAGCACGGGGTGCACGACTGGCTCTCGTACCATCACGCCGGACGGACGGGCATCGACTTCCTGTCCGGCCGGACCCTCTTCACGGATGTCTTCGCCGACGCCGGTTACCGCCTCGGCCTCAGCGGCAAGTGGCACCTGGGCGCCAACGACCGCCCGCGCAAGGGCTTCGTGCACTGGTACGCGCACGAGAGCGGCGGCGGCCCGTACTACGGCGCCCCGCTCTACCGCGACGGCGTCCGCACCGAGGAGCCGTCCTACCTCACCGACGCGCTCGCCGACGACGCCCAGGAGTTCCTCACCGCCGAGTCCGGCCGCCCGGAGCCCTTCCACCTCTCCCTGCACTTCACCGCCCCGCACAAGCCCTGGAAGGGCCAACACCCGCCTGAATACACGGCGTTGTACGAGGACTGCGCGTTCGACAGCTGCCCGCAGGGCCCCGCGCACCCCTGGCAGCCGCTGGACGAGAACGGCGCCCCGGTCGGCGGTGAGAGCGACACCCGCGAGGCCCTCATCGGCTACTTCGCCGCCACGACGGCCATGGACGCCGCCATCGGCCGGGTGCTCGCCCGGCTCGACGCGCTCGGCCTCACCGGATCGACCCTGGTGATCTTCACCAGTGACAACGGCTTCAACGCCGGGCACCACGGCATCTGGGGCAAGGGCAACGGCACCTTCCCGCAGAACATGTACGACAGTTCGGTGCTCGTCCCCTGCCTGATGTCACAACCCGGCCGCATCCCGGCCGGCCGGCACAGCGAGGCGCTGCTGTCCCAGTACGACGTACTGCCGACGCTCGTGGAACACCTCGGCATCGACCACGACCATGACCCCGCCCTCCCGGGCCGCTCCTTCGCGGACATCCTGGCGGGCACGGACGGCGCCCCGGCCGACGAAGCGGCCACCGGGGCGATCACCGGCGCAGCCGCCGGACCGGTCCGCGCGGGCGACGCCGACCGCGAGCGGGTCGTGGTCTACGACGAGTACGGCCCGGTGCGCATGATCCGCACCCGGGACCGCAAGTACGTCCACCGCTACCCGCACGGACCGCACGAGTTCTACGACCTGACCGCCGATCCGGGCGAGGAGCGCAACCTCGTCGGCGACCCGTCCCGCGCCGCCGAGCGCGTCGCCCTCGCCGCCCGTCTGGACGCCTGGTTCGCGCGGTACGTGGACCCTGCCCAGGACGGCGCCCGCCTGCCCGTCACCGGCTCCGGCCAGCGGACTCCGGTCTCCCCCGGCTCACTGCCGACGGCCTTCGAACCGGCCCCGGGCAGGGCCTCCTGA
- a CDS encoding RimK family alpha-L-glutamate ligase: MARTELLPPTDVWLLVRALPVPLQGATHRLADALAALHGPRFAVWHTNEFVFGVREGRLFLRTLGGAEVPAPKVVLVRQTPGSMHHDREVTLLRHLERMGSTLLNPLAAHLVCRNKVWQMQELALAGLPVPDTLSYGTAPLEGVVRTQGLDTPCVVKSVTGHKGKQVFLAPDTHLLRGIAGALAQETPHLFQQYVAHSHGRDLRLIVVDGETVGVAVRTSRNGGLASNIGQGGSATVCPGEYPEAEALAVRAAGAMGLAIAGVDLLFASEDTFTVCEVNAVPGWRPQMTAVIPAITAGVDRRIEAWSG, encoded by the coding sequence ATGGCACGCACGGAGTTACTTCCCCCGACGGACGTGTGGCTGCTGGTACGGGCGCTGCCGGTGCCGTTGCAGGGCGCGACCCACCGGCTGGCGGACGCCCTCGCCGCGCTCCACGGCCCGAGGTTCGCCGTCTGGCACACCAACGAGTTCGTGTTCGGCGTCCGCGAGGGGCGGTTGTTCCTGCGGACCCTGGGCGGCGCGGAGGTTCCCGCCCCGAAGGTCGTCCTCGTGCGCCAGACCCCGGGCTCCATGCACCACGATCGCGAGGTGACCCTGCTGCGGCACCTGGAGCGCATGGGGTCCACCCTCCTCAACCCGCTGGCGGCGCATCTCGTCTGCCGCAACAAGGTCTGGCAGATGCAGGAACTGGCCTTGGCCGGCCTGCCGGTGCCGGACACACTCTCGTACGGGACGGCGCCCCTGGAGGGGGTGGTCCGTACTCAAGGTCTCGACACCCCGTGCGTGGTCAAGTCGGTCACCGGCCACAAGGGCAAGCAGGTCTTCCTCGCCCCCGACACCCACCTGCTGCGCGGTATCGCGGGGGCTCTGGCGCAGGAGACCCCGCACCTCTTCCAGCAGTACGTCGCGCACTCGCACGGCCGGGACCTGCGGCTGATCGTGGTCGACGGCGAGACCGTGGGCGTGGCCGTACGCACCTCCCGCAACGGCGGCCTCGCCTCGAACATCGGCCAGGGCGGCTCCGCCACCGTCTGCCCGGGCGAGTACCCGGAGGCGGAGGCGCTGGCCGTGCGGGCGGCCGGGGCGATGGGCCTCGCCATCGCCGGGGTGGACCTCCTCTTCGCCTCCGAGGACACCTTCACGGTCTGCGAGGTCAACGCGGTCCCCGGCTGGCGCCCGCAGATGACGGCGGTGATCCCCGCCATCACGGCGGGCGTCGACCGCCGTATCGAGGCGTGGAGCGGCTGA
- a CDS encoding helix-turn-helix domain-containing protein, with product MVDDNGSHGIEVHLDRLLTDRGMTLAELASRVGVTNVNLSILKNGRARAIRFTTLTRICEALDCQPGDLLTYDADG from the coding sequence GTGGTGGACGACAACGGGAGCCATGGGATCGAGGTCCACCTCGACCGACTGCTCACCGACCGCGGCATGACCCTCGCGGAGCTCGCCTCCCGGGTCGGTGTCACCAATGTGAACCTGTCCATCCTCAAGAACGGACGGGCCCGCGCGATCCGCTTCACCACACTGACCCGCATCTGCGAGGCCCTCGACTGCCAGCCTGGTGACCTGCTGACGTACGACGCGGACGGGTAG
- a CDS encoding DUF2975 domain-containing protein, which translates to MFAEVRGSGRAESRDRSASHDGDRAEKRLLEPLSTVVRGVYRLLLGGFVIGALAPLIGAGPHLMWGGSSVCAEDRADYGADSFTSIFAPRPGAEVMARPSYCTDHADGAQRLFDFLGGFPSWVLLMGVLFLLNRLVQGASREGVFTPRVAKLLRVAGWWLLLGCLIGELVEAAAHAALLATLAQDHPFTADSWLGGWEPPYALVLTALGILTFARVMRAGVAMREDLDGTV; encoded by the coding sequence GTGTTCGCTGAGGTGCGGGGGTCCGGACGGGCCGAGTCGCGGGATCGGTCGGCGTCACACGACGGCGACCGTGCGGAGAAGAGACTGCTGGAGCCGCTCTCCACGGTGGTCCGGGGCGTCTACCGACTGCTTCTCGGGGGCTTCGTCATCGGTGCACTAGCACCCCTGATCGGCGCCGGGCCGCACCTGATGTGGGGCGGTTCGTCCGTGTGCGCCGAGGACCGCGCGGACTACGGCGCGGACTCGTTCACGAGCATCTTCGCCCCCCGGCCGGGGGCCGAGGTCATGGCGCGACCGTCGTACTGCACCGACCACGCCGACGGCGCGCAGCGGCTGTTCGACTTCCTCGGCGGCTTCCCCTCGTGGGTGCTGCTCATGGGCGTGCTGTTCCTGCTGAACCGCCTGGTGCAGGGCGCTTCCCGCGAGGGCGTCTTCACCCCACGGGTGGCCAAGCTCCTGCGCGTCGCGGGCTGGTGGCTGCTGCTCGGCTGCCTGATCGGGGAGTTGGTGGAAGCCGCCGCCCACGCCGCCCTGCTGGCGACCCTGGCCCAGGACCACCCGTTCACCGCCGACAGCTGGCTGGGGGGCTGGGAGCCGCCCTACGCACTCGTGCTCACCGCCCTGGGTATCCTCACGTTCGCCCGCGTCATGCGCGCCGGGGTGGCCATGCGGGAGGATCTGGACGGGACGGTGTGA
- a CDS encoding VOC family protein, with amino-acid sequence MLKFTDVILDCPDPWKLAEFYAEVLGWEINTDSSQEDWVNLRNDGIELSFQRVADYRPPSWPGQDHPQQFHLDFEVDEFEPERRRVTELGATFLKSCVGESGYGWQVYTDPAGHPFCLCRNRP; translated from the coding sequence ATGCTGAAGTTCACCGACGTCATCCTCGACTGCCCCGACCCGTGGAAGCTGGCCGAGTTCTACGCCGAGGTGCTGGGCTGGGAGATCAACACCGACAGCAGCCAGGAGGACTGGGTCAACCTGCGCAACGACGGCATCGAGCTGTCGTTCCAGCGGGTGGCGGACTACCGGCCGCCGAGCTGGCCGGGTCAGGACCATCCGCAGCAGTTCCACCTCGACTTCGAAGTGGACGAGTTCGAGCCCGAACGGCGCCGGGTGACCGAGCTGGGCGCCACCTTCCTGAAGAGCTGCGTCGGCGAGTCCGGCTACGGCTGGCAGGTCTACACCGACCCGGCCGGGCACCCGTTCTGCCTCTGCCGCAACCGCCCGTAG
- a CDS encoding alpha/beta fold hydrolase, translating to MEWELREEFGTPDGVMRWRRFGDADATGGAPVVLVHGTPYSSFLWRDIAPALARTRQVFVFDHLGFGRSEQREGQDLGLAAHARRFAALLDHWGLSSPSVVAHDIGGAVALRTLLLERRNYRDLTLFDAVSGGDWERGLFRLFLEHTEVFEQLPGYAHEALVAAHLRHATHVGFRPGVLDAYLAPWRGASGQAAFYRQYSQIRQADTAPYEELLGTISLPVRLIWGREDRILPPEYARWLHERVPHAELHWIEGAGHLLQEDAAGQLAARLTAGFPASA from the coding sequence GTGGAGTGGGAGCTGCGCGAGGAGTTCGGGACGCCCGATGGCGTCATGCGGTGGAGGCGCTTCGGCGACGCGGACGCCACCGGTGGCGCCCCCGTCGTGCTGGTGCACGGCACCCCTTACTCCTCCTTCCTCTGGCGGGACATCGCGCCGGCGCTCGCCCGTACCCGCCAGGTCTTCGTCTTCGACCACCTCGGTTTCGGCCGGTCGGAGCAGCGCGAGGGCCAGGACCTCGGTCTGGCGGCCCACGCGAGGAGGTTCGCCGCCCTCCTCGACCACTGGGGACTGTCCTCCCCCAGCGTCGTCGCGCACGACATCGGCGGCGCCGTGGCCCTGCGGACGTTGCTGCTGGAGCGGCGGAACTACCGGGACCTGACCCTCTTCGACGCGGTGAGCGGCGGCGACTGGGAGCGAGGGCTCTTCCGGCTCTTCCTGGAGCACACGGAGGTGTTCGAGCAGCTGCCGGGGTACGCGCACGAGGCGCTGGTCGCCGCCCACCTGCGGCACGCCACGCACGTCGGTTTCCGGCCGGGAGTCCTCGACGCGTACCTCGCGCCGTGGCGGGGAGCGTCGGGCCAGGCCGCGTTCTACCGCCAGTACAGCCAGATCAGGCAGGCGGACACCGCCCCGTACGAGGAGTTGCTCGGCACCATCTCCCTTCCCGTACGGCTCATCTGGGGGCGGGAGGACCGCATCCTCCCCCCGGAGTACGCGCGTTGGCTGCACGAGCGCGTTCCGCACGCCGAACTGCACTGGATCGAAGGCGCGGGCCACCTCCTCCAGGAGGACGCGGCGGGGCAGCTCGCGGCCCGTCTCACCGCCGGGTTCCCCGCGAGCGCGTGA